One segment of Deltaproteobacteria bacterium HGW-Deltaproteobacteria-4 DNA contains the following:
- a CDS encoding dephospho-CoA kinase, whose amino-acid sequence MVKKCFNHSTVPSRRKLPETVSPIVLGVTGGIACGKSLVCQFFKELGAAVLSADELAREAVRPGEKAYNEIVAYFGKEILTTEGSIDRARLAEKVFRVPAARHELNQVTHPAIGRLAEQRISELRKDPAVPLIIYEAPLLFEAKAEGRVDLVLVVAASPEQQLERLIRRENLSREEAYRRISAQMPLAEKVARADILIENNGSPAEVQKLIGDIFVKLTTPNKKNPPIPEDV is encoded by the coding sequence ATGGTTAAAAAATGCTTTAATCATAGCACAGTTCCCTCCCGGAGAAAACTACCAGAAACGGTCAGTCCCATTGTCCTCGGGGTCACTGGTGGAATTGCCTGCGGAAAGAGTCTGGTTTGCCAATTCTTCAAAGAACTGGGGGCGGCCGTTCTGAGTGCAGATGAATTGGCCCGTGAAGCAGTCAGGCCGGGCGAGAAGGCTTATAATGAAATCGTCGCGTACTTTGGAAAAGAAATATTGACGACGGAAGGGAGCATTGACCGCGCCCGTCTGGCTGAAAAGGTTTTCCGCGTACCTGCAGCGCGTCATGAGCTTAACCAGGTCACTCATCCGGCAATTGGTCGCCTTGCTGAGCAACGTATCAGCGAACTGCGAAAGGACCCGGCCGTCCCCCTTATTATCTATGAGGCGCCTTTACTCTTTGAGGCCAAAGCAGAAGGGCGTGTCGATCTGGTTTTGGTCGTAGCTGCCAGTCCTGAGCAACAGCTTGAACGACTGATACGCCGGGAAAACTTATCACGAGAAGAAGCTTACCGGCGAATTTCTGCACAGATGCCACTTGCCGAAAAAGTTGCCCGCGCTGATATTCTTATCGAAAATAACGGATCCCCTGCAGAGGTGCAAAAACTGATTGGCGATATCTTTGTAAAACTGACGACACCCAATAAAAAAAATCCCCCGATTCCGGAGGATGTTTAG
- a CDS encoding IclR family transcriptional regulator, translating into MAKKDKSEYIIQAVSHALDLLEQFHGETDELGVTELSKRLKLHKNNVFRLLATLESRGYIEQNRATENYRLGLKSLELGQTFVKQMGLLRQARPILDRIVQECNETSYVAIFKEGYVVYLDVVETNLTVRVVSRVGSRLPGYCTATGKVHLAYMSDEDVDHLYPAHDLKVYTPTTLATKTALREELLKVFEQGYAIDNEELDNGVRCIACPIRDYTRRIVGAISISGPTMRFSDERIEKELIPLARQAAEDLSTRLGYNK; encoded by the coding sequence ATGGCAAAAAAAGATAAGTCAGAATATATCATTCAAGCCGTTTCGCATGCGCTTGATTTGCTGGAGCAGTTTCATGGCGAGACCGACGAACTCGGCGTCACAGAGCTGAGCAAACGGCTGAAACTCCACAAGAATAACGTCTTTCGACTGCTGGCAACACTGGAGTCGCGCGGCTATATAGAGCAGAATCGAGCGACTGAAAATTACCGCTTGGGCTTGAAATCTCTGGAACTTGGTCAAACTTTTGTCAAACAGATGGGACTTTTAAGGCAGGCGCGCCCCATCCTTGATCGCATTGTCCAAGAGTGTAACGAGACGTCCTATGTTGCCATCTTCAAAGAAGGCTATGTTGTCTATCTTGACGTTGTCGAGACGAACCTGACAGTTCGCGTTGTCTCCCGGGTGGGATCAAGACTCCCCGGTTACTGTACCGCCACCGGCAAGGTGCACCTTGCTTATATGTCCGATGAAGATGTTGACCATCTTTATCCGGCGCATGATCTTAAAGTCTATACGCCGACGACCCTTGCAACAAAGACGGCATTACGTGAGGAATTACTTAAGGTTTTTGAACAAGGCTATGCCATCGACAATGAAGAACTCGATAACGGTGTGCGTTGTATTGCCTGCCCGATTCGAGATTATACGCGGAGGATTGTCGGGGCGATCAGCATCTCAGGCCCGACAATGCGTTTTTCCGATGAACGCATCGAAAAAGAGTTGATCCCTTTGGCCAGACAGGCGGCTGAAGATCTCTCGACCCGGCTCGGTTACAATAAATAG
- a CDS encoding ATP-dependent DNA helicase Rep, with translation MNVSKLNPEQRKAVLQTDGPLLLLAGAGSGKTRVITMRIAYLLREKKIGPEHILAVTFTNKASREMLQRVIGLVGREHCGGIAISTFHALGMRILRSGIERLGYKKNFSIYTGADQERLLRDLIRATDSKGASLVSQVLWCISSAKNRLIAPRNFKPRHHDPASALAARIYPLYQRSLRACNAVDFDDILMLSAQLLVEHTDLLSLWRKQFLYVMVDEYQDTNFAQYQLLRLLCDEHRNLCVVGDDDQSIYGWRGAAPENILDFERDYKGARVIKLEQNYRSTCNILAAANAVISHNPRPHPKKLWSAAGAGVGVELLSCHDDEEEAKLIVQRIMTRRAESKDPLSAFAILYRTNAQSRPFEEQLRYENIPYVLIGGQQFFDRKEVKDALAYLRVIANPQDEVNLLRILNYPKRGIGESSAHALIETSARLHKPIWEILRHPQALSDLGEKPLAAMHNFTALIVNFRHRFRSAGNAANTFRELIRTIGMEEDIWRSAENVEQGKRRLENLAEAVNAFAAYESRESQPTLAGFLEKVSLLDADEPNREEKENKLRRDAVVLMSLHASKGLEFPHVFLAGLEEETIPHCTADGEAADLAEERRLLYVGITRAQKTLTLLHARHRKKYGKLRPRQPSRFLAEIPEELLLRSPAAAPLQSEAEKDQVANVFFSKLKALLDE, from the coding sequence ATGAATGTCTCGAAACTCAACCCGGAGCAACGTAAAGCCGTCCTTCAGACCGATGGTCCCCTCCTCCTCCTTGCAGGTGCCGGCTCCGGCAAGACCCGGGTTATTACCATGCGCATTGCCTATTTGCTCCGCGAAAAAAAAATCGGTCCGGAACATATCCTGGCGGTGACCTTTACCAACAAAGCTTCTCGCGAGATGTTGCAACGGGTCATCGGTCTGGTCGGCCGAGAACACTGCGGCGGCATCGCCATCTCCACTTTTCACGCACTCGGCATGCGAATTCTTCGCAGCGGCATCGAGCGACTCGGTTACAAAAAAAACTTTTCTATCTATACCGGCGCTGATCAGGAGCGTTTGCTACGCGATTTGATTCGCGCGACCGATAGCAAGGGGGCATCCTTGGTCAGCCAGGTTCTCTGGTGTATTTCCAGCGCTAAAAACCGACTCATCGCCCCCCGCAACTTCAAGCCCCGTCACCACGATCCGGCCAGCGCCCTGGCGGCGCGCATCTACCCCCTTTACCAAAGATCATTGCGTGCCTGCAATGCTGTCGACTTTGATGATATCCTCATGCTCAGCGCCCAGCTTCTGGTGGAGCACACCGACCTGTTGAGTCTCTGGCGGAAGCAATTTCTTTATGTCATGGTCGATGAATATCAAGATACCAATTTTGCCCAGTACCAACTCCTGCGCCTCCTTTGTGATGAACATCGCAACCTTTGTGTTGTCGGCGACGACGATCAGTCGATCTACGGCTGGCGAGGCGCTGCGCCGGAGAATATTCTTGACTTTGAACGGGATTATAAGGGTGCCCGGGTGATCAAGCTCGAGCAAAATTATCGTTCTACTTGCAATATTCTGGCCGCGGCAAATGCCGTAATCAGTCATAACCCTCGGCCCCACCCTAAAAAATTGTGGAGCGCAGCCGGCGCCGGCGTCGGCGTTGAACTGCTCAGCTGTCATGATGACGAAGAGGAAGCGAAATTAATTGTCCAACGGATCATGACCCGACGGGCTGAAAGTAAAGATCCTCTTTCCGCCTTTGCCATCCTTTATCGCACAAATGCCCAGTCGCGTCCTTTTGAAGAGCAATTGCGCTACGAAAATATTCCTTATGTTCTCATCGGAGGCCAGCAGTTTTTTGACCGCAAAGAAGTCAAGGATGCTCTCGCCTACCTGCGGGTTATTGCCAATCCGCAGGATGAAGTCAATCTCCTGAGAATTCTCAATTACCCTAAACGGGGGATCGGCGAAAGCAGCGCGCATGCCCTGATCGAGACTTCGGCGCGTCTGCATAAGCCTATCTGGGAGATTTTACGCCATCCTCAGGCCCTGAGCGATCTGGGAGAGAAGCCTCTGGCGGCCATGCATAATTTTACGGCATTGATCGTCAACTTTCGCCACCGTTTTCGCTCGGCGGGAAATGCTGCCAACACTTTCCGTGAGCTGATTCGGACGATTGGCATGGAAGAGGATATCTGGCGGTCAGCTGAAAATGTTGAACAGGGGAAACGCCGCCTGGAAAATCTTGCCGAGGCTGTCAATGCCTTTGCTGCCTATGAAAGCCGTGAGAGCCAGCCAACGCTTGCAGGCTTCCTAGAAAAGGTCTCTCTCCTCGACGCCGACGAACCGAACCGGGAGGAGAAGGAAAATAAGCTTCGTCGTGACGCTGTGGTCTTAATGAGTTTGCATGCCAGCAAGGGGCTTGAGTTTCCTCATGTCTTTCTTGCCGGGCTTGAAGAGGAGACTATCCCGCATTGCACCGCAGACGGAGAAGCTGCCGATCTAGCCGAAGAGCGCCGCTTGCTATATGTCGGTATCACCCGCGCGCAAAAGACCCTGACATTACTGCATGCCCGTCACCGGAAAAAGTATGGAAAATTGCGCCCCAGGCAGCCGAGCCGTTTTCTGGCCGAAATTCCGGAGGAACTGCTTCTCCGCTCTCCCGCTGCTGCGCCGCTGCAATCGGAAGCAGAGAAAGATCAAGTTGCAAACGTTTTCTTCTCTAAGCTCAAAGCGCTCCTTGATGAATAA
- a CDS encoding cytochrome C, whose protein sequence is MKKMLTIALLLAFTAGTAIAADTVVMTAKNGNVTFNHKAHSESMDCKICHGDAKPGKIELDKDAAHALCKDCHTKKAAGPTKCGECHKK, encoded by the coding sequence ATGAAAAAAATGCTTACCATTGCTCTGCTGCTCGCCTTTACGGCGGGGACTGCCATTGCAGCAGACACCGTCGTCATGACAGCCAAAAACGGCAACGTAACCTTCAATCACAAAGCCCACTCGGAGTCGATGGATTGCAAGATTTGCCACGGCGATGCTAAACCCGGAAAGATTGAGTTGGATAAAGATGCCGCTCATGCTTTGTGTAAAGATTGTCACACCAAAAAAGCCGCCGGGCCCACCAAGTGCGGCGAATGCCACAAAAAGTAA